Proteins from one Pseudomonas bijieensis genomic window:
- a CDS encoding HAMP domain-containing protein: MMRWLRSSLPARAGLAVILIAILALASSLSAGLIAWFSQGDAAAINTAGSVRMETYHLSWKLAAGATDEVPAIIASLQQRLDSPALRAVLEDGPTTSLHQSYQNLVQRWNQTLRPAIERGDSAFFQNSANSFVEQLDQFVTLLQRQSEHKQGWQQTIQGMALFSTMIILLIGLYELQYGVVTPLQELVDATQRFRRGEFQVRVNHQSEDELGQLATSFNTMAETIEQSHRTLENQVQQKTLNLQQANAALELLYQSSRNLATRQANAEGLDELIRRFQQRLPGLRLTLCLQGQLQTPARHLLALHGASSRQVCASSDCASCHKHNAARPQAFSISNQGNELGELKAHFVDGHTAQPWETALIQALANLIGTSLSLKRQREQDHRLLLLDERTIIARELHDSLAQALSYMKLQVSRMQTLMRRGEPVQTLETVTGELREGLNNAYRQLRELLTTFRLQIHDDGLVEELKDTAEEFSNRGNFKVHLFVDSLAFELSASEQIHILQITREALSNCLRHAHAENAWLELRQEGETVRLSIEDDGRGFSGEVDQREHHGLNIMNERARSLRGQLQILSRTPQGTRIQVHFQPEFLGQHTEGLAT, translated from the coding sequence ATGATGCGTTGGCTGCGCAGTTCCCTGCCCGCTCGCGCCGGGCTGGCGGTGATCCTGATCGCCATCCTGGCCCTGGCCAGTTCCTTGAGCGCCGGGTTGATCGCCTGGTTCAGCCAGGGCGACGCCGCCGCCATCAACACCGCCGGTTCCGTGCGCATGGAGACCTACCACCTGAGCTGGAAACTGGCGGCGGGAGCCACCGATGAAGTCCCGGCGATCATCGCCAGCCTGCAACAACGCCTCGACAGCCCGGCCCTGCGCGCCGTGCTGGAAGACGGGCCGACGACTTCCCTGCACCAGAGCTACCAGAACCTGGTGCAACGCTGGAACCAGACCCTGCGCCCGGCCATCGAGCGCGGCGATTCGGCGTTTTTCCAGAACAGCGCCAACTCTTTCGTTGAGCAGTTGGATCAGTTCGTCACCCTGCTGCAACGCCAGAGCGAGCACAAACAAGGCTGGCAGCAGACGATCCAGGGCATGGCGCTGTTCAGCACCATGATCATCCTGCTGATCGGCCTGTATGAATTGCAGTACGGTGTGGTCACGCCCTTGCAGGAACTGGTCGACGCCACCCAGCGCTTTCGCCGGGGCGAGTTCCAGGTGCGGGTCAATCATCAGTCCGAGGATGAGCTGGGCCAGTTGGCGACGAGCTTCAACACCATGGCCGAGACCATCGAGCAATCGCACCGCACCCTGGAAAACCAGGTCCAGCAAAAGACCCTGAACCTGCAACAGGCCAATGCCGCCCTGGAGTTGCTGTACCAGAGCAGCCGCAACCTCGCCACCCGTCAGGCCAACGCCGAAGGACTCGACGAATTGATCCGGCGCTTCCAGCAGCGCCTGCCCGGCCTGCGCCTGACGCTATGCCTGCAAGGGCAATTGCAGACGCCGGCCCGGCACCTGTTGGCCCTGCATGGCGCCAGCAGTCGCCAGGTCTGCGCCAGCAGCGATTGTGCCAGTTGCCATAAACACAACGCTGCGCGCCCGCAGGCCTTCAGTATCAGCAACCAGGGCAATGAGCTGGGTGAACTCAAGGCGCATTTTGTCGACGGCCACACGGCGCAGCCTTGGGAAACCGCACTGATCCAAGCCCTGGCCAACCTGATCGGCACGTCGCTGTCCCTCAAACGCCAGCGCGAACAGGACCACCGCCTGCTGCTGCTCGACGAACGCACGATCATCGCCCGCGAGCTCCACGATTCCCTGGCCCAGGCCTTGTCGTACATGAAGCTGCAAGTCAGCCGCATGCAGACCCTGATGCGTCGAGGCGAGCCGGTGCAGACCCTGGAAACCGTCACCGGTGAGCTGCGCGAAGGGCTGAACAATGCCTATCGCCAATTGCGCGAACTGCTGACTACCTTCCGCTTGCAGATCCACGACGACGGTCTGGTGGAGGAGCTCAAGGACACCGCCGAAGAATTCTCCAACCGTGGGAATTTCAAGGTGCACCTGTTCGTCGACAGCCTGGCTTTCGAGCTGTCGGCCAGCGAGCAGATCCACATCCTGCAGATCACCCGCGAGGCGCTGTCCAACTGCCTGCGCCACGCCCATGCCGAAAACGCCTGGCTCGAACTGCGCCAGGAAGGCGAGACCGTACGACTGTCGATCGAAGACGATGGCCGCGGCTTCAGTGGCGAAGTCGACCAGCGCGAGCACCATGGCCTGAACATCATGAACGAGCGGGCCCGCAGCCTGCGTGGCCAATTGCAGATTCTCTCCCGTACACCCCAGGGCACCCGTATCCAGGTGCATTTCCAACCGGAATTCCTGGGCCAACACACCGAAGGCCTCGCAACATGA
- the narL gene encoding two-component system response regulator NarL: MNAPLRHTLLLVDDHPMMRRGIRQMLELEDDLQIVGEASHGEEALALIEPLKPDLVLLDNNMPQMNGIETLRRLRAMNYTGKVLLFTVSDAEDDIRDALRLDANGYLLKDMEPELLIQYIRDALNGALVISPGLTRVMAQALRSPPRQADVELTERERQVLKTIAGGYSNKVIGHKLGITEGTVKVHVKNLLHKLGLRSRVEAAVWAMENLRGVG; this comes from the coding sequence ATGAACGCCCCCCTGCGCCATACCCTGCTACTGGTCGACGATCATCCGATGATGCGTCGCGGCATCCGCCAGATGCTTGAGCTTGAAGACGATTTGCAGATTGTCGGTGAAGCCAGCCACGGCGAAGAAGCCCTGGCCCTGATCGAGCCGCTCAAGCCCGACCTGGTATTGCTGGACAACAACATGCCGCAGATGAACGGCATCGAGACCCTGCGTCGGCTGCGTGCCATGAATTACACCGGCAAGGTGCTGCTGTTCACCGTATCCGACGCCGAGGACGACATCCGCGACGCCCTGCGCCTGGACGCCAATGGTTACCTGCTCAAGGACATGGAGCCCGAGTTGCTGATCCAGTACATCCGCGACGCCCTCAACGGCGCCCTGGTGATCAGCCCCGGCCTGACCCGCGTCATGGCCCAGGCCCTGCGCTCCCCGCCGCGCCAGGCCGATGTGGAGCTGACCGAGCGCGAACGCCAGGTACTCAAGACCATCGCCGGTGGCTACAGCAACAAGGTCATCGGGCACAAGCTGGGCATCACCGAAGGTACGGTCAAGGTCCATGTGAAGAACCTGCTGCACAAGCTCGGCTTGCGTTCACGGGTCGAAGCCGCAGTGTGGGCGATGGAGAATTTGCGCGGGGTGGGCTAG
- a CDS encoding Crp/Fnr family transcriptional regulator has product MLTHPSIVLLLRRHHLFSQLPERIFEDVCNLAVLKRLPCNSTLMHQGDPAKRFFLLVSGQIKLYRVTGEGQENLVEIIQPGQTFAEALLFSQARCYPVSASAIKDSVLVSVEGNHYRNALEDQPKVCLAILASMSIHLHQRLKDIDNLTLASASRRVINFLLQERDPRDGQVVLQVSKRLVASKLGIQPETFSRILHRLVDGGLIAMERRNIRILAEDELEAYQQ; this is encoded by the coding sequence ATGCTGACCCACCCTTCCATCGTTTTACTGTTGCGTCGTCACCACCTGTTCAGCCAATTGCCGGAGCGGATTTTCGAGGACGTGTGCAACCTCGCCGTCCTCAAGCGCCTGCCCTGCAACAGCACGCTCATGCACCAGGGCGACCCGGCCAAGCGGTTTTTCCTGCTGGTCAGTGGGCAGATCAAGTTGTATCGGGTGACCGGCGAAGGCCAGGAAAACCTGGTGGAAATCATCCAGCCCGGCCAGACCTTCGCCGAGGCCCTGTTGTTCAGCCAGGCCCGTTGCTACCCGGTCAGCGCGTCGGCAATCAAGGACAGCGTGCTAGTGAGTGTCGAAGGCAACCATTACCGGAACGCCCTGGAGGACCAACCGAAGGTCTGCCTGGCGATCCTGGCGAGCATGAGCATCCATCTGCACCAGCGCCTGAAGGATATCGACAACCTGACCTTGGCCAGTGCCAGTCGGCGGGTGATCAATTTCCTGTTGCAGGAACGCGATCCGCGGGATGGTCAGGTGGTGTTGCAGGTGTCCAAGCGTCTGGTGGCTTCCAAGCTGGGGATCCAGCCGGAGACGTTTTCGCGGATTCTTCATCGGTTGGTGGATGGGGGGTTGATTGCCATGGAGCGGCGCAATATTCGCATCCTGGCCGAGGATGAGCTGGAGGCTTACCAGCAATAG
- a CDS encoding SCP2 domain-containing protein, with protein sequence MLSPKKWLLKGADRLLPLVGKVPFVVQRLTLQQALNRCLAEPLRDGGFDVLRGRWLCLRVPDLKLCWYLTLARDGLRIAERAEAQVTISGNWREFLLLASRQEDPDTLFFRRRLVIEGDTELGLALKNLIDSLDPEVLPPWLWRNLERAGKGLAAS encoded by the coding sequence GTGTTGAGTCCGAAGAAGTGGCTGCTCAAAGGTGCCGACCGCTTGCTGCCGCTGGTGGGCAAGGTGCCGTTCGTGGTGCAGCGGCTGACGTTGCAGCAGGCGCTCAACCGTTGCCTGGCCGAGCCGCTGCGCGATGGCGGGTTCGATGTGCTGCGCGGGCGTTGGTTGTGCCTGCGCGTGCCCGACCTGAAACTGTGCTGGTACCTGACCCTGGCGCGGGACGGACTGCGCATCGCCGAACGGGCCGAGGCCCAGGTCACCATCAGCGGCAACTGGCGTGAGTTTCTGCTGCTGGCCAGTCGTCAGGAAGACCCGGACACGTTGTTCTTTCGTCGCCGGTTGGTGATCGAGGGGGATACCGAGCTGGGGTTGGCGTTGAAGAACTTGATCGACAGTCTTGATCCGGAGGTGTTGCCGCCGTGGCTGTGGCGCAATCTGGAGCGGGCGGGCAAGGGGTTGGCGGCAAGTTAA
- a CDS encoding U32 family peptidase: MKLSLGPVLFYWDKAQLGNFYAEMSALPLDVIYLGETVCSKRRAFSLDQWLGLGRELQTCSQAQIVLSSLTLIEAASELSSLRRLCDNGQLLVEANDMGAVQFMAERKLPFVAGPALNLYNGHALAQLQDSGMIRWVPPVECSAALIGDVLEQVRDMDRDVPEVEIFAYGHLPLAYSARCFTARAENRPKDDCQFCCINYPDGLALSSQEGQQLFTLNGIQTMSGEVTNLLADYNALMACGADVLRLSPRAQGMAEVVTAFDKVRQGEAPPLFVDGCNGYWHGHAGMLKVEEAGLC; encoded by the coding sequence ATGAAACTCAGCCTGGGACCGGTCCTGTTTTACTGGGACAAAGCGCAACTGGGGAATTTCTATGCCGAGATGTCGGCATTGCCGCTGGACGTGATTTACCTGGGGGAAACCGTGTGTTCGAAACGCCGGGCGTTCTCCCTGGATCAATGGCTGGGCCTGGGGCGCGAGCTGCAAACCTGCAGCCAGGCACAGATTGTGTTATCGAGCCTGACGCTGATCGAAGCGGCCTCGGAGCTTTCTTCGCTGCGCCGCCTGTGTGACAACGGTCAATTGCTGGTGGAAGCCAACGACATGGGGGCGGTGCAGTTCATGGCCGAACGCAAGCTGCCCTTTGTCGCAGGTCCGGCGCTGAACCTGTACAACGGCCACGCCCTGGCGCAATTGCAAGACAGCGGCATGATCCGCTGGGTGCCGCCCGTGGAGTGCTCGGCGGCGCTGATCGGTGATGTGCTGGAGCAGGTGCGGGACATGGACCGCGACGTGCCCGAAGTAGAGATCTTCGCCTACGGCCATCTGCCCTTGGCGTACTCGGCGCGCTGCTTTACCGCCCGGGCCGAAAACCGGCCCAAGGACGACTGCCAGTTCTGTTGCATCAACTACCCCGACGGGCTGGCGTTGAGCAGTCAGGAAGGTCAGCAGTTGTTCACCCTCAACGGCATCCAGACAATGTCCGGCGAGGTGACGAACCTGCTGGCCGATTACAACGCGCTGATGGCCTGCGGTGCCGACGTGCTGCGCCTGAGCCCGCGCGCCCAGGGCATGGCCGAGGTGGTCACGGCCTTCGACAAGGTGCGTCAGGGCGAGGCACCACCGCTGTTCGTGGACGGTTGCAATGGCTATTGGCATGGTCACGCCGGCATGTTGAAGGTAGAGGAGGCGGGCCTGTGTTGA
- a CDS encoding peptidase U32 family protein — MQLVCPAGNLPALKAAVRQGADAVYVGFRDDTNARHFAGLNMDDKQFDAAVAHIRQHQRKLYVAVNTYPQPKGWERWQRAVDRAADFGVDALIAADPGVLGYARQRHPQLALHLSVQGSATHAAALAFYAERYDIRRAVLPRVLSLAQVRQVAAASPVPIEVFGFGSLCIMAEGRCHLSSYITGESPNLCGVCSPAKAVRWSEDAQGLSARLSEVLIDRYTPEEPAGYPTLCKGRFLVGGKRFHALEEPTSLDTLDLLPELAAIGVEAVKIEGRQRSPAYVEQVTGVWRAALDAHQVAPQRFRVQEEWRQVLAGLSEGSQTTLGAYHRSWQ, encoded by the coding sequence ATGCAACTGGTTTGCCCGGCAGGGAATCTGCCTGCCCTCAAAGCGGCGGTGCGCCAAGGCGCCGATGCCGTCTATGTCGGCTTTCGCGATGACACCAATGCCCGGCACTTCGCCGGGCTGAACATGGACGACAAGCAGTTCGACGCGGCTGTCGCGCACATCCGTCAACACCAACGCAAACTGTACGTGGCGGTCAACACCTACCCGCAACCCAAGGGCTGGGAGCGCTGGCAACGGGCGGTGGACCGCGCCGCCGATTTTGGCGTGGATGCGTTGATCGCTGCCGACCCCGGTGTGCTCGGTTACGCCCGCCAGCGCCATCCACAGTTGGCGTTGCATCTGTCGGTCCAAGGCTCGGCGACCCACGCGGCGGCCCTGGCTTTTTACGCCGAGCGCTATGACATCCGCCGCGCCGTGCTGCCACGGGTACTGTCCCTGGCCCAGGTGCGGCAGGTGGCGGCGGCCAGTCCGGTGCCGATCGAGGTCTTTGGTTTCGGCAGCTTGTGCATCATGGCCGAAGGCCGTTGTCACTTGTCTTCCTACATCACCGGCGAGTCGCCGAACCTGTGTGGAGTCTGTTCGCCGGCCAAGGCGGTGCGCTGGAGCGAGGACGCCCAAGGCCTCAGCGCACGCCTGAGCGAGGTGCTGATCGACCGCTACACCCCCGAAGAACCGGCCGGTTATCCGACCTTGTGCAAAGGCCGCTTCCTGGTAGGCGGCAAGCGCTTCCATGCGTTGGAAGAACCCACCAGCCTCGACACCCTCGACCTGCTGCCGGAACTGGCGGCCATCGGTGTCGAAGCAGTGAAGATCGAGGGGCGCCAACGCAGCCCGGCCTACGTTGAACAAGTGACCGGGGTCTGGCGCGCCGCACTGGACGCCCACCAGGTCGCGCCGCAACGGTTCCGGGTGCAGGAAGAATGGCGCCAGGTGCTGGCGGGTTTGTCCGAAGGCAGCCAGACCACCCTGGGTGCCTACCATCGATCATGGCAATGA
- the glp gene encoding gephyrin-like molybdotransferase Glp, translating to MSRGGCGSVCDSGALMPVDEAIRYLLDQAPLPPPVQRVALDQALGRVLATDVRCPMNLPPWDNSAMDGYALRAADLPVDGGYLTLAGRIAAGEAPGQPLQAGQVVRIFTGAPLPPGADTVVPQESCRVEGERVWLPPVKGAEHVRREGEEMQRGDRLLQAGKRLRAQELGLLAGAGIARVEVYRPLQVGLLSSGDELREPGQTLAPGQIYNSNRHSLMALLRGWGLEVHDYGVMPDKLLASRQALSLAATECDLLLTSGGVSVGEEDHLKQAIEALGSVDLWRLAIQPGKPLAFGEVAGKPWIGLPGNPSAALITALIVVRPFLFRAQGMDEVLPTALQLPAGFDWLKPNRRRQYLRAKLTPAADGSLCVELHPQQSSAMLAAACWADGLAVVECQAQVHKHDKVMYLPFASLMH from the coding sequence ATGAGCCGCGGCGGGTGTGGCAGCGTCTGTGACAGTGGTGCGCTGATGCCGGTGGATGAAGCCATCCGCTATTTGCTGGATCAGGCGCCGCTGCCGCCTCCGGTGCAGCGGGTGGCGCTGGACCAGGCCTTGGGTCGCGTGCTGGCGACCGATGTTCGCTGTCCCATGAACCTGCCGCCGTGGGACAACAGCGCCATGGACGGTTATGCCCTGCGGGCCGCCGACCTGCCGGTCGATGGCGGTTATCTGACCTTGGCCGGGCGCATTGCCGCCGGGGAGGCACCGGGTCAACCATTACAGGCCGGGCAGGTGGTGCGCATTTTTACCGGCGCGCCGCTGCCGCCGGGGGCTGACACGGTGGTGCCCCAGGAAAGTTGCCGGGTGGAAGGTGAGCGGGTCTGGCTGCCACCAGTCAAGGGCGCAGAGCATGTGCGCAGGGAAGGTGAGGAAATGCAGCGCGGGGACCGTTTGCTCCAGGCCGGAAAACGCTTGCGCGCCCAGGAACTGGGGTTGCTGGCCGGTGCCGGGATTGCCCGGGTAGAGGTCTATCGCCCCTTGCAGGTGGGCCTGCTCAGCAGTGGCGATGAACTGCGCGAACCCGGCCAAACGCTGGCGCCAGGGCAGATCTACAACAGCAATCGCCACAGTCTCATGGCGCTGCTGCGCGGCTGGGGCCTTGAGGTACATGACTACGGCGTCATGCCTGACAAGCTGCTTGCCAGTCGTCAGGCCTTGAGCCTGGCGGCAACCGAATGCGACTTGCTGCTGACCTCCGGCGGCGTGTCGGTGGGTGAGGAAGATCATCTCAAGCAAGCGATCGAAGCCCTGGGTAGCGTTGACCTGTGGCGCCTGGCGATCCAGCCGGGCAAACCCCTGGCCTTTGGCGAGGTGGCCGGCAAACCCTGGATCGGGCTGCCGGGCAACCCTTCGGCGGCACTGATTACCGCGTTGATCGTCGTGCGGCCGTTCCTGTTCCGGGCCCAGGGCATGGATGAGGTGTTGCCCACGGCGTTGCAGTTACCGGCCGGGTTCGACTGGTTGAAACCCAACCGGCGACGGCAGTACCTGCGGGCGAAATTGACCCCGGCCGCCGATGGCTCGCTGTGTGTCGAGCTGCATCCCCAGCAGAGTTCGGCCATGTTGGCGGCCGCCTGCTGGGCCGATGGCTTGGCCGTGGTGGAGTGCCAGGCGCAAGTGCATAAGCACGACAAAGTGATGTATCTGCCGTTCGCGAGCCTGATGCATTGA
- the moaB gene encoding molybdenum cofactor biosynthesis protein B: MAHLTQCLFQPLNIAVLTISDTRTFDTDTSGQTLADLLQTAGHVLIDRGLVKDDIYQIRAQVSQWIADPKVQVVLMTGGTGFTPRDNTPQAVAPLLDKQVDGFGELFRQVSLAEIGMSTLQSRALAGMSNGVLVCCLPGSPGACRTGWEQILAGQLDSRTGPCNFTPHLKPQPGIALLPCEARS, encoded by the coding sequence ATGGCCCATCTGACGCAATGTCTCTTTCAACCGTTGAACATCGCGGTCCTCACCATCAGTGACACCCGCACCTTCGACACCGACACCTCGGGGCAGACCCTGGCGGACCTGCTGCAAACGGCCGGGCATGTGCTCATCGACCGTGGCCTGGTGAAGGACGATATCTACCAGATCCGTGCCCAGGTCTCACAGTGGATCGCCGACCCCAAGGTGCAGGTGGTGTTGATGACCGGCGGCACCGGTTTCACCCCGCGCGACAACACGCCCCAAGCGGTGGCACCGTTGCTGGACAAACAGGTCGACGGTTTCGGCGAGCTGTTCCGCCAGGTGTCGCTGGCCGAGATCGGCATGTCCACCCTGCAATCGCGAGCGTTGGCGGGCATGAGCAACGGTGTGCTGGTGTGCTGCTTGCCGGGTTCGCCGGGAGCTTGTCGGACTGGTTGGGAACAGATCCTGGCCGGGCAACTGGACAGCCGCACCGGCCCGTGCAATTTCACCCCCCACCTCAAGCCGCAGCCAGGCATTGCCCTGCTACCTTGTGAGGCACGTTCATGA
- the pdxH gene encoding pyridoxamine 5'-phosphate oxidase yields MPLSLAKMRRQYTLDGLDEAQAPDDPMVLFGLWMQQARDTESPPVEANSMALATVDEQGQPHCRVLLLKGFGPDGFVFFGNYDSLKGQDLAVNPRAAMTFFWPGLERQVRIEGPVHKLAPALSDAYFESRSVASRLGAWASPQSQPLADRAVLETLLTQTEQRFAGQSVPRPAHWGGYCLRPERLEFWQGRADRLHDRLDYRLQDGAWQRTRLAP; encoded by the coding sequence ATGCCCCTTTCCCTGGCCAAAATGCGCCGCCAGTACACCCTCGATGGCCTGGATGAAGCCCAGGCGCCGGACGACCCGATGGTTTTGTTCGGGTTGTGGATGCAGCAGGCCCGCGACACCGAAAGCCCGCCGGTGGAAGCCAACAGCATGGCCCTGGCGACGGTGGACGAGCAGGGCCAGCCTCATTGCCGGGTGCTGTTGCTCAAGGGGTTCGGTCCGGACGGCTTTGTGTTTTTCGGCAACTACGACAGCCTCAAGGGCCAGGACCTGGCGGTCAATCCCAGGGCCGCGATGACGTTTTTCTGGCCGGGGCTGGAACGGCAAGTGCGCATCGAAGGGCCGGTCCACAAACTCGCCCCGGCGTTGTCGGATGCCTATTTCGAGTCCCGCTCCGTGGCCAGTCGCCTGGGGGCCTGGGCGTCGCCACAAAGCCAACCATTGGCGGATCGGGCCGTGCTGGAAACCTTGCTCACGCAGACCGAACAACGCTTCGCCGGCCAATCGGTGCCGCGTCCGGCGCATTGGGGCGGTTATTGCCTGCGACCGGAACGACTGGAGTTCTGGCAGGGCCGTGCCGACCGTTTGCATGATCGTCTCGACTATCGCCTGCAAGACGGCGCCTGGCAGCGCACGCGTCTGGCGCCCTGA
- the norR gene encoding nitric oxide reductase transcriptional regulator NorR, with translation MLRESLAADLIVELPNAVRLQRLVQTLREYFNSGAVGLLRLDDDSLRPVATVGLVHEALGRRFVIAQHPRLAAIMASREPTWFEPDSRLPDPYDGLLDNHVGEPLPVHDCMGVSLYVEGRLWGAITLDALHAGTFDSRAREELKRCTLQIEAAVRVTRLEQENRSLRASRSDQTDLRLPAEEGEILGRSEGLQQLLNELDVLADSELPVLLLGETGVGKELFARRLHRLSRRGHKPLVQVNCAALPESLAESELFGHVKGAFSGATTDRAGRFDAANGGTLFLDEVGELPLSVQAKLLRTLQNGEIQRLGADKPLHVDVRIIAATNRHLPDSIRDGLFRADLYHRLSVYPVPIPPLRERGHDVLMLAGHFLELNRTRLGLRGLRLSPAAEQALLAYSWPGNVRELEHVISRAALKQLSHGANRSLIMTLEPQVLDLDVNASAASAQALPEQALEALDAPMQPLSEAVDGCQRQAILKALERCGQNWAGAARLLEVDPSNLHKLARRLGLK, from the coding sequence ATGCTGCGTGAAAGCCTGGCCGCCGACCTGATCGTCGAGCTGCCCAATGCGGTGCGATTGCAGCGCCTGGTGCAGACCCTGCGCGAATACTTCAACAGTGGCGCCGTGGGGCTGCTGCGCCTGGACGATGACAGCCTCAGGCCCGTGGCCACCGTGGGGCTGGTCCACGAAGCGTTGGGTCGGCGCTTCGTGATTGCCCAGCACCCGCGCCTGGCGGCGATCATGGCGTCGCGCGAACCCACCTGGTTCGAGCCGGACAGTCGCTTGCCGGATCCTTATGACGGTTTGCTCGACAACCACGTCGGCGAGCCGCTGCCGGTGCATGACTGCATGGGCGTGAGCCTGTACGTGGAAGGCCGGCTCTGGGGCGCGATCACCCTGGATGCGTTGCACGCCGGCACCTTCGACAGCCGCGCCCGGGAGGAACTCAAGCGCTGTACGTTGCAGATCGAGGCGGCGGTACGGGTCACTCGGCTGGAACAGGAAAACCGTAGCTTGCGAGCCTCGCGCAGCGACCAGACGGACCTGCGCCTGCCGGCCGAAGAGGGCGAGATCCTCGGGCGCAGCGAGGGCTTGCAGCAGTTGCTCAATGAGCTGGACGTGCTGGCCGACTCCGAACTGCCGGTGCTGTTGCTGGGGGAGACCGGCGTGGGCAAGGAGTTGTTCGCCCGCCGCCTGCATCGCCTGTCCCGGCGCGGCCACAAGCCGTTGGTCCAGGTCAATTGCGCAGCGTTGCCCGAGTCCCTGGCTGAAAGCGAGTTGTTCGGCCACGTCAAAGGTGCGTTCTCCGGGGCGACTACCGACCGCGCCGGGCGTTTCGACGCGGCCAATGGCGGTACGTTGTTTCTCGATGAGGTCGGCGAATTGCCGTTGAGTGTGCAGGCCAAGTTGCTGCGCACCCTGCAAAACGGCGAGATCCAGCGCCTGGGGGCGGACAAGCCGCTGCACGTCGATGTGCGGATCATCGCCGCCACCAACCGGCATTTGCCCGACAGTATTCGCGACGGGCTGTTTCGCGCCGATCTGTATCACCGGCTTTCGGTCTACCCGGTGCCGATCCCACCGCTGCGCGAGCGCGGTCATGATGTGTTGATGCTGGCCGGGCACTTTCTCGAACTGAACCGCACGCGACTGGGTTTGCGCGGCTTGCGCCTGTCGCCGGCGGCCGAACAGGCACTGCTGGCGTACTCCTGGCCGGGGAACGTGCGGGAGCTGGAACACGTGATCAGTCGCGCCGCGTTGAAGCAACTGAGCCACGGCGCCAATCGCAGCTTGATCATGACCTTGGAACCGCAGGTGCTGGATCTGGACGTCAATGCCAGCGCAGCCTCGGCCCAGGCGCTGCCTGAACAAGCCCTGGAGGCTCTGGATGCACCAATGCAACCCTTGAGCGAAGCCGTCGATGGTTGTCAGCGCCAGGCGATTCTCAAGGCCCTGGAGCGTTGCGGGCAGAACTGGGCCGGGGCGGCGCGGCTGTTGGAGGTTGACCCGAGCAATCTGCATAAGCTGGCGCGGCGGTTGGGGCTCAAATAG
- the ytfE gene encoding iron-sulfur cluster repair protein YtfE, producing MSLDLLEQSLGQLACDIPGATRTFHHYNLDFCCGGQKSLREAALGKGLNPLLIADALRTLQAAGELGHDWRDEPQALLIAHILERYHARHREQLPELIRLARRVEQVHGARPNCPNGLADHLQDIYQELEGHMLKEEQVLFPMLQQGLGERASAPIQVLRYEHDQHGEALETMLALTDQITPPANACNTWRALYRGLVEFRDDLMQHIHLENNVLFVNAMKPAR from the coding sequence ATGAGCCTCGATCTGCTGGAACAAAGCCTTGGCCAACTGGCCTGCGACATTCCCGGTGCCACGCGCACTTTCCATCATTACAACCTCGACTTCTGCTGCGGCGGGCAAAAGTCCTTGCGCGAAGCCGCGCTGGGCAAGGGCCTGAACCCGTTGCTCATCGCCGATGCCTTGCGCACGCTGCAAGCCGCCGGCGAACTCGGCCATGACTGGCGCGACGAGCCCCAGGCCCTGCTGATCGCCCACATCCTGGAGCGCTACCATGCGCGCCATCGCGAACAACTGCCGGAACTGATCCGCCTGGCCCGGCGCGTCGAGCAGGTCCACGGTGCGCGCCCCAACTGCCCGAACGGCCTGGCCGATCACCTGCAGGACATATATCAGGAGCTCGAAGGCCACATGCTCAAGGAAGAACAGGTCCTGTTCCCGATGCTGCAACAGGGCCTCGGCGAACGAGCCTCGGCGCCGATCCAGGTCCTGCGCTACGAACATGACCAGCACGGTGAAGCCTTGGAAACCATGCTCGCCCTGACCGACCAGATCACCCCACCCGCCAACGCCTGCAACACCTGGCGCGCCCTGTATCGCGGGCTGGTGGAGTTTCGTGATGATCTGATGCAGCACATTCACCTGGAAAACAATGTGTTGTTCGTCAATGCGATGAAGCCTGCCCGCTGA